A window of the Xenopus laevis strain J_2021 chromosome 9_10L, Xenopus_laevis_v10.1, whole genome shotgun sequence genome harbors these coding sequences:
- the LOC108700862 gene encoding uncharacterized protein LOC108700862 has product MPRTKEIPEDLRQTVIEAHQAGKGYKTISKEFKLHKSTVRHIVHKWRQFNTIVTLPRSGRPAKITPKAKLLILQEISKDPGLTSKELKASLESANVSVHDSTIRRTLTNIRMHGNVELQPEKNTAAPLRFAEDKVDTSWLSEECSVDG; this is encoded by the coding sequence ATGCCTCGAACAAAAGAGATTCCCGAGGACCTCCGACAAACTGTTATTGAAGCTCACCAGGCCGGAAAAGGCTATAAAACTATTTCCAAAGAGTTTAAACTCCATAAATCCACCGTCCGGCATATCGTGCACAAATGGAGGCAATTCAACACCATCGTCACCCTTCCCAGGAGCGGCCGCCCGGCAAAGATCACACCAAAAGCAAAGCTATTAATACTCCAGGAAATCTCAAAGGACCCGGGGCTAACGTCTAAGGAACTAAAGGCCTCTCTTGAATCGGCCAATGTCAGCGTTCATGattccaccatcaggagaacactgaccAACATTCGCATGCATGGAAACGTTGAACTACAACCCGAGAAGAACACCGCTGCCCCTCTGCGGTTTGCCGAAGACAAGGTGGATACGTCATGGCTGTCGGAAGAATGTTCTGTGGACGGATGA